In the genome of Thermosphaera aggregans DSM 11486, one region contains:
- a CDS encoding NUDIX hydrolase has translation MVLKPVKTGEELLFKGLRFQVVRRSYAKKEGDVFRRDVVLFPEAVVILPFIDNERIILIKQFRPSIEDYIIEIPAGVVDDGESPEEAARRELEEEVGYIPGELTLMGEFYPTPGYSTEKMFFYVAKNLRYVGAKPEKYEIIEPFTITLEEAYSMVRDNVLKDMKTVLALLLYGFKHSLER, from the coding sequence ATGGTTTTGAAGCCTGTTAAAACCGGCGAGGAGTTGCTGTTTAAGGGTTTGAGATTCCAGGTTGTCAGGAGAAGTTACGCGAAAAAGGAGGGAGATGTTTTCCGAAGAGACGTTGTACTGTTCCCTGAAGCAGTAGTTATCCTACCATTCATCGATAATGAGAGAATCATCCTGATAAAACAATTTCGCCCATCAATAGAGGACTATATAATAGAGATCCCTGCCGGAGTCGTAGATGATGGTGAATCCCCCGAGGAGGCTGCCAGGAGGGAGCTGGAAGAGGAGGTAGGTTATATCCCCGGCGAGTTAACACTGATGGGAGAGTTCTACCCTACCCCGGGGTATAGCACCGAGAAAATGTTCTTTTACGTTGCGAAAAACCTCAGATACGTGGGCGCGAAACCGGAGAAGTACGAGATTATTGAGCCTTTCACAATAACCCTTGAAGAAGCATACTCAATGGTGAGGGATAACGTATTAAAGGATATGAAGACTGTGTTAGCCTTGCTTTTATATGGTTTTAAACATAGTTTGGAGAGGTAA
- a CDS encoding TIM barrel protein: MPHYRYGPAGKPITMKSSDLLKAPTFLREMGLSAMEYEAVRGVNIKEEKARAFGEEARSNNVILSLHAPYFINLAGKKSTIEASIQRLNESVTAAHWMGAYVVVFHPGYYKDAPSRREAVRKVIESLKQVVEYRSGIGAQEVWLGPETTGRTSQVGELDETILIAQSLDKVRPVVDFAHLYARHSGRFITKIDDVLKVIEKIESSLGTEVLKPLHIHFSKIEFGKGGEREHHTLDEDKYGPDFKIVCKGLCETGVDAVIISESPVLEQDALKMKAQCLEVCGEKCIVD, translated from the coding sequence GTGCCCCACTACCGCTATGGCCCTGCAGGCAAGCCTATAACGATGAAGTCTTCAGACCTGTTGAAAGCCCCAACCTTTCTCAGGGAAATGGGTTTGAGCGCCATGGAGTATGAGGCCGTTAGAGGCGTGAATATTAAGGAGGAAAAAGCCCGGGCTTTCGGCGAGGAAGCCAGGAGCAACAACGTTATACTCAGTCTCCACGCACCATACTTCATTAATCTCGCAGGTAAGAAGTCAACCATCGAAGCCAGTATCCAGAGGTTGAACGAATCAGTGACCGCGGCGCACTGGATGGGGGCTTACGTGGTGGTTTTCCATCCAGGATACTACAAGGATGCGCCCTCCCGCCGAGAGGCTGTTAGAAAAGTGATAGAAAGCCTTAAGCAAGTGGTAGAGTATAGGAGTGGGATTGGTGCTCAGGAAGTATGGTTAGGCCCTGAGACGACTGGGAGGACATCCCAGGTCGGGGAACTTGATGAAACAATACTCATAGCGCAGAGCTTGGATAAGGTTAGACCAGTAGTCGATTTCGCCCACCTATATGCAAGACATTCTGGCAGGTTTATCACTAAGATAGACGATGTTTTGAAAGTCATTGAGAAGATAGAGTCGTCGCTCGGGACTGAGGTGTTGAAGCCTCTGCACATACACTTCTCCAAGATCGAGTTCGGTAAGGGCGGAGAGAGGGAGCATCACACGCTTGATGAAGATAAGTATGGTCCGGATTTCAAAATAGTCTGCAAGGGTCTTTGCGAAACCGGGGTTGACGCAGTAATTATTAGCGAGAGCCCTGTTCTAGAGCAGGATGCTTTAAAAATGAAGGCGCAGTGCTTAGAAGTATGCGGTGAGAAATGCATTGTTGACTAA
- a CDS encoding ATP-binding protein, with amino-acid sequence MNTDFVKSLEKKLTTAVEIAKRYGRIIGFVSRTSPSRIDEEGGFVYFEVDPVIYFNEFMDIASAGGYLAVVDLKTLQLVSLKIAAVERRDVLAELDMPEMFVAIPTTEVTGLLTKTRIKAKPLLSYDVFTDTVISADYVIEPQSPVIKLEDTRAIQKILGLPTKGVFLGYVTVGDKVLFEGNAELYLPLKAFYQHLLVVGTTGSGKTTLIKNMVSSLSSKFNTPEDASIVIIDPNRDYLTLNLEPPWTVDENLVNGEKKLLERLVGKVKHPRGILVFLPVTKYVVNKHVEDGSTWAKVLRNIALEYFTDIVEPISNRFGFRYEVGDVDVVEQPGVKFPLRYVKLSAIIDYKGRKEEAEYIIVPYAFRFTDFTPREFISLNPYFTRQAKDSLTRLLRYMYEIGLKIETVYDIYDALRDARARLMEREKAPRGVILDPNREHLIELVREIAIHKSTLENILRQVGSIIDTGFFDIAISTQSGEKYLQEPPLELILDKHFEWFNGYPIIVDLEYPLQHSIADPEKILSIIAFRILNKIFEWKLQQARGKMESKPVIIIMDEAHRFFPSKSGVEDYVEHVSSMIDRIARLGRSRKLGIVFSTHSPRDVHDIILQLANTKIILRTDKSHIGLLDLPQEYREIVVRMSDRVAVLKSHVLRLGYVTFKTTLPLAGHYDLSALEPPTQGFRNIEYSLNHGKGGESEQRVEDNASGEPVPRTSD; translated from the coding sequence TTGAACACGGATTTTGTGAAATCCCTTGAAAAGAAGCTGACAACCGCTGTTGAAATCGCTAAGAGATATGGGAGGATAATCGGTTTTGTCTCCAGGACTAGCCCCTCCCGGATTGATGAAGAAGGGGGTTTTGTATATTTCGAAGTAGACCCTGTGATATACTTTAACGAATTCATGGATATTGCTTCAGCAGGCGGCTACCTAGCCGTTGTCGATTTGAAAACCCTTCAGCTAGTAAGCCTTAAAATAGCCGCAGTGGAAAGACGTGACGTTCTCGCGGAACTTGACATGCCGGAAATGTTTGTCGCTATTCCGACAACGGAAGTCACGGGACTGCTCACTAAGACCAGGATTAAGGCTAAACCATTGCTATCTTACGATGTTTTCACCGACACCGTTATTTCAGCCGACTACGTGATTGAGCCGCAAAGCCCCGTGATAAAGCTAGAGGATACTCGGGCTATACAGAAAATACTCGGGCTGCCGACGAAAGGAGTCTTCCTAGGCTATGTCACGGTCGGGGACAAGGTTTTGTTCGAAGGCAACGCAGAGCTTTATCTCCCGTTGAAGGCCTTCTATCAACACTTACTAGTGGTGGGCACAACAGGAAGCGGTAAAACCACCTTGATTAAAAACATGGTTTCATCCCTCTCCTCAAAATTCAACACTCCTGAGGACGCTTCAATAGTTATAATCGACCCTAATCGTGATTACTTGACGCTGAACTTGGAGCCTCCATGGACTGTAGATGAAAACCTTGTCAATGGGGAGAAGAAATTACTAGAAAGATTGGTCGGCAAAGTCAAACATCCCCGCGGAATCTTAGTATTCTTGCCCGTAACAAAATATGTTGTCAACAAACACGTTGAGGATGGATCGACATGGGCTAAAGTACTTAGGAACATAGCCCTCGAATACTTTACAGACATAGTAGAGCCTATTTCTAACCGATTCGGCTTCCGCTACGAAGTCGGAGACGTTGACGTTGTCGAGCAACCTGGCGTCAAGTTCCCTCTAAGATATGTCAAACTCTCAGCCATTATCGACTACAAGGGTAGAAAGGAGGAGGCAGAATACATCATTGTCCCCTACGCTTTCAGGTTCACGGATTTCACCCCGAGAGAGTTCATCTCGCTCAATCCTTACTTCACCAGGCAGGCCAAGGATTCGTTAACAAGGCTCCTGCGATACATGTACGAGATCGGGTTGAAAATTGAAACAGTATACGACATATATGACGCCCTGAGAGACGCCCGGGCTAGGCTAATGGAGAGGGAGAAAGCTCCTAGAGGAGTCATCCTAGACCCTAATAGGGAACACTTGATAGAGCTTGTGAGGGAGATAGCCATACACAAGAGCACTCTCGAAAACATTCTAAGGCAGGTGGGCTCAATTATTGACACAGGGTTCTTCGACATCGCGATCAGCACGCAGAGCGGGGAGAAATATTTGCAGGAGCCGCCGCTGGAATTGATCCTGGATAAGCATTTTGAATGGTTTAACGGATATCCCATTATCGTCGACCTCGAATATCCTCTTCAACACTCAATTGCTGATCCTGAGAAAATCCTAAGCATAATAGCGTTCAGAATCCTTAACAAGATTTTCGAATGGAAGCTACAACAGGCCAGAGGGAAAATGGAGTCTAAACCCGTCATAATAATCATGGATGAGGCCCACCGCTTCTTCCCCAGCAAGTCAGGGGTAGAGGATTATGTTGAGCACGTTTCATCAATGATTGACAGGATCGCCCGGCTTGGAAGATCCAGGAAGTTAGGCATAGTCTTCAGCACTCACAGCCCAAGGGATGTTCACGACATTATTCTTCAATTAGCTAACACGAAAATTATTTTAAGAACGGATAAAAGTCACATAGGCCTCCTAGACCTCCCTCAAGAGTACCGTGAAATCGTGGTGAGAATGAGTGATAGAGTAGCGGTTTTGAAAAGCCATGTGCTGAGGCTCGGCTATGTTACATTTAAAACAACTCTACCGCTGGCCGGGCACTATGACCTCTCAGCACTAGAGCCTCCTACTCAGGGATTTCGCAACATAGAATATTCTCTGAACCACGGTAAGGGCGGAGAGAGCGAGCAACGCGTAGAGGATAATGCTAGCGGTGAACCTGTCCCAAGAACTAGTGATTAA
- a CDS encoding DNA double-strand break repair nuclease NurA, whose protein sequence is MTILEDLVEKIRSYASAQWKPLNDEDSRRLAEAVEKSSDVELLAEHGKALKYFDNSLVKESLYFNIYAVDSSSRVVETPYVFISVTTGSLLSRFTGKALDCPPISFITGAAMEACRFLTVIPNFQAPIGFEFDDRLKSFLYTENPVGIRYDHEYNKYVLLEETRLLTESYLVSKSLEDGLLEDSILLVDGPLLYPSTIEVSTPYSARFDVYKSSLEAINEDRHALWRSLRNRNTLAIGIVKRLYRSYYLSMCDPLGLGVSDINDEAYLSVLSRSVAAGEGLRPYFLGPLRIRTTLSSSSRVDRIAWYVGIPRRLYSSRTSLTLYTHYRVEVLGDLVDETVLKPVAYDSLNIGSLLPVSIIIADRRARRISSILTEYLVFSMGLDKSGFHQYLTI, encoded by the coding sequence TTGACTATATTAGAAGACCTAGTCGAAAAGATTAGGAGTTATGCTTCAGCACAGTGGAAGCCTTTAAACGATGAGGATTCCAGGAGGCTTGCCGAAGCCGTTGAGAAAAGCAGTGACGTGGAACTCCTCGCAGAGCATGGGAAGGCTCTTAAATACTTCGATAACTCGCTTGTCAAAGAAAGCCTTTACTTCAACATCTACGCCGTTGACAGTAGCTCTAGAGTGGTTGAAACCCCCTACGTGTTCATATCGGTCACCACGGGAAGCTTATTGAGCAGGTTTACCGGTAAAGCCTTGGACTGTCCACCGATAAGTTTCATCACGGGAGCCGCCATGGAAGCCTGCAGGTTTTTAACCGTTATTCCTAACTTTCAAGCCCCCATAGGGTTTGAGTTCGATGATAGATTGAAGAGTTTCCTATATACTGAGAATCCCGTTGGGATCAGATATGATCATGAGTATAACAAGTATGTTTTGCTCGAGGAAACCAGACTTTTAACTGAGTCATACCTGGTTTCAAAAAGCCTCGAGGACGGTTTGCTTGAAGACTCTATCCTCCTCGTCGACGGCCCATTACTTTATCCATCGACAATAGAGGTTTCAACGCCTTACTCAGCAAGATTTGATGTTTACAAGAGTAGCTTGGAAGCGATAAATGAGGACAGGCATGCACTATGGAGAAGCCTCCGCAATAGGAACACGTTAGCGATAGGCATTGTGAAGAGGCTGTATAGAAGCTATTATTTAAGCATGTGCGACCCCTTGGGACTGGGTGTTTCAGACATTAATGATGAGGCATACTTGTCAGTATTATCGAGGAGCGTTGCGGCAGGAGAAGGCCTCCGACCCTATTTTTTAGGGCCTTTAAGAATCCGGACAACTCTCTCGAGTTCGTCAAGGGTTGATCGTATTGCATGGTATGTTGGAATCCCAAGGCGACTATACTCCTCTAGGACCTCCCTAACCCTTTATACTCACTACAGGGTTGAAGTCCTCGGCGACTTGGTTGACGAGACTGTTTTGAAACCAGTTGCTTACGATAGCTTAAACATAGGCTCCCTACTGCCCGTTTCCATCATCATTGCTGATCGTAGGGCGAGAAGGATTTCAAGCATTCTCACGGAATATCTGGTCTTCTCTATGGGTCTCGATAAATCGGGTTTCCACCAATACTTAACTATTTAA
- a CDS encoding histone deacetylase family protein, with product MWERVFHQPGFSNISQPSGWVILARIIVEKQSMTKHVPLEKHPENPGRIKVLVDRLDKQGFRVEYVSRNVDVQEAQKIASRIHARGYIQYLEKLSRYNYSIVDEDTYLTIDSMELAYTTFQTSYELALSLNEPVFYVSRPPGHHAGRGGKAMRAPSQGFCLLNNAGATVLGFKDRGLTRIAIIDFDVHHGNGTMEIFYDEKILQVDLHQHPDTLYPYTGYPFEIGEGEGYGFKANLVFNPFTGDDVYLRVLSMVQELLEGFNPEALVVSAGFDGFLNDGLSDLRLTEASYEALGRLIRGLEAPTLIILEGGYSVGLTRGVESFLNGLTGREVNYAASKTLRATEVEEIVRINEKTILKIRKKAIG from the coding sequence GTGTGGGAAAGGGTATTTCATCAACCAGGTTTTTCGAATATTTCTCAGCCGTCTGGGTGGGTTATCCTGGCGAGAATTATTGTTGAGAAGCAGTCGATGACTAAGCATGTGCCGTTAGAGAAGCATCCGGAGAACCCTGGACGCATCAAGGTTCTAGTAGACAGACTAGACAAGCAAGGTTTTAGAGTGGAATATGTTTCACGAAACGTGGACGTTCAAGAAGCCCAGAAAATTGCTTCTCGAATTCATGCGAGAGGTTATATTCAATACCTGGAGAAACTTTCAAGATACAACTACTCAATAGTCGATGAAGACACGTATTTAACAATAGACTCAATGGAGCTGGCTTACACGACTTTTCAAACAAGCTATGAGCTAGCGTTAAGCCTAAATGAACCAGTCTTCTATGTTTCAAGGCCCCCGGGACACCACGCTGGGAGGGGTGGAAAAGCGATGAGGGCTCCTTCGCAGGGCTTCTGCCTACTCAACAATGCTGGCGCAACTGTTCTCGGCTTCAAGGATAGAGGGCTCACTAGGATTGCTATAATAGATTTCGACGTCCACCATGGTAACGGGACGATGGAGATTTTCTATGATGAAAAAATCCTCCAGGTAGATCTGCACCAACACCCTGACACGCTGTATCCTTACACAGGCTACCCCTTCGAAATAGGTGAAGGGGAGGGGTATGGGTTTAAGGCAAACCTGGTTTTCAACCCTTTCACAGGCGATGACGTATACTTGAGGGTTTTAAGCATGGTTCAGGAGCTACTCGAAGGGTTTAATCCCGAGGCCCTCGTCGTTTCCGCCGGCTTCGACGGATTCCTCAACGATGGATTATCCGATCTAAGACTGACAGAAGCTTCGTATGAGGCCTTGGGGAGGCTTATAAGGGGGCTCGAGGCCCCCACACTTATAATTCTTGAGGGAGGCTACAGCGTGGGTTTAACAAGAGGGGTTGAGTCGTTTCTCAATGGTTTAACCGGGCGCGAGGTCAACTACGCGGCTTCCAAAACCCTTAGGGCAACGGAGGTTGAAGAAATCGTGAGAATTAATGAGAAAACTATTTTAAAAATTAGGAAAAAAGCAATTGGGTAA
- the cyaB gene encoding class IV adenylate cyclase, translating to MEREVKFKVTMDPSSLEEELFQDGFERIATCLEEDIYFDTPGKFLSTTDQALRLRRRKCDGMVSVRLAYKGPRLTGVGDVVKAREEIELEVKPEEHAQAVNLLRRLGYIDNWRLFKKRVLFVKKGLEISIDYFEPLGVYLEIEVKNEEAMVEFKRLVEKYSKIFPVIGETYLEMYVKHFEGKGRV from the coding sequence TTGGAGAGGGAGGTAAAGTTTAAAGTAACCATGGATCCTTCTTCCTTGGAAGAGGAGCTTTTCCAAGACGGATTTGAGAGAATTGCAACTTGTCTAGAGGAAGACATATATTTTGACACACCTGGAAAGTTTTTATCAACCACTGATCAAGCCTTAAGGCTCAGGAGGAGAAAGTGTGATGGAATGGTTAGCGTTAGGCTGGCTTACAAGGGACCCCGTCTTACAGGCGTAGGGGATGTGGTGAAGGCTCGTGAGGAGATCGAGCTAGAGGTTAAGCCCGAGGAGCATGCTCAAGCCGTGAACCTCTTACGGAGGCTCGGGTATATCGATAATTGGAGGCTGTTTAAGAAGAGGGTATTGTTCGTCAAGAAAGGGTTGGAGATCTCGATAGACTACTTCGAGCCGCTGGGGGTTTACCTCGAGATTGAGGTTAAGAATGAGGAAGCGATGGTGGAGTTTAAAAGACTTGTAGAGAAATACTCTAAAATCTTCCCCGTGATAGGGGAGACGTATCTTGAAATGTACGTAAAACACTTTGAAGGGAAAGGAAGGGTATGA
- a CDS encoding NUDIX hydrolase, with product MSLLIPSVGGILVEGKSVLLVKRKNPPCRGFWSIPGGRQKPGETAFQAIVREMLEETGVLVEPIGVFGVIELIPKESGKAHYVIVEFVLRRVSGSLRAGSDAEDARFFSMDQLPENTGLATREIVSELLKSGGGFLNNCCRYRVFEIEHLCEAD from the coding sequence ATGAGTTTGCTAATTCCATCGGTTGGTGGGATACTGGTTGAGGGGAAAAGTGTTTTACTTGTCAAGAGGAAGAATCCGCCCTGTAGAGGTTTCTGGAGTATTCCGGGTGGTAGGCAGAAGCCTGGTGAGACGGCTTTTCAGGCTATTGTAAGAGAGATGTTGGAGGAAACAGGGGTCTTGGTTGAGCCCATTGGGGTTTTTGGAGTAATCGAGTTAATCCCTAAGGAATCGGGTAAAGCCCATTACGTCATCGTTGAATTCGTTCTTCGCAGGGTTTCAGGGTCATTAAGAGCTGGTTCAGACGCCGAGGATGCCCGGTTCTTCTCGATGGACCAGTTGCCCGAGAATACTGGGCTGGCTACTCGTGAAATAGTTAGTGAATTATTAAAATCTGGTGGTGGCTTCTTAAATAACTGTTGCAGGTATAGGGTGTTTGAAATTGAGCATTTATGTGAAGCCGATTGA
- the cas4 gene encoding CRISPR-associated protein Cas4 — protein MSIYVKPIERITPVLYEKYVKEELHRLEELKNPKIIYVTDLVGCSHKYYLRRLYPELTIKFEPSAILGNLVHAGIEALLKEKGFEVEVEVSAEVEVNGDKYSVKGRVDALKKDEGLVVEVKTARYAQDIPREHHLNQLKIYLEMLNLENGLIIYITPDKIHEFQIKRDRINLESLVKTLVEDTAHPRYEWECNYCMFKKLCPYAVERSD, from the coding sequence TTGAGCATTTATGTGAAGCCGATTGAGAGGATTACTCCAGTCCTGTATGAAAAGTATGTTAAGGAAGAGCTTCACAGGCTCGAGGAGCTGAAGAATCCTAAGATTATTTACGTTACAGACCTGGTCGGGTGTAGTCATAAATACTACTTGAGGCGCTTGTACCCCGAGCTAACAATTAAGTTCGAGCCCTCCGCAATACTCGGCAACCTGGTTCATGCCGGCATTGAGGCCTTGCTTAAGGAGAAGGGTTTCGAAGTCGAGGTAGAGGTTTCGGCAGAGGTGGAGGTTAACGGTGATAAGTACAGTGTTAAGGGGAGAGTGGATGCTTTGAAAAAGGATGAGGGATTAGTTGTCGAGGTTAAGACAGCACGTTACGCTCAGGATATTCCAAGAGAACATCATTTAAACCAATTGAAAATATATCTCGAAATGCTGAACCTTGAAAACGGGTTAATCATATACATCACGCCGGATAAGATACACGAGTTTCAGATCAAGAGAGATAGGATAAACCTCGAATCACTCGTTAAAACACTCGTAGAGGATACTGCCCATCCAAGGTATGAGTGGGAGTGCAACTACTGCATGTTCAAGAAACTATGCCCGTATGCTGTGGAAAGATCTGATTAA
- a CDS encoding SAM hydrolase/SAM-dependent halogenase family protein: MLIVLQTDFGYKDPYVGVMKGVIKTINPDAEIIDLTHGVARHSILEAAFNLLVSAEYFPSGTIFVTVVDPGVGTGRRALLIQTRNYILIGPDNGVLSLLAFKDGVLKVFDISNSPYRLPKVSSTFHGRDVFAPVAAWVSKGVPLERVGTPLPSEAIAKLQIEEPYVNVEGGWFEATVLSVDVFGNISLNAGVEVVESLGIRRNDKLVVEGLNNKLECTMVNTFGDVGVGEGACYINSWGFFEIALNQGDASRMLNTRTLEKLRVIRKHV, from the coding sequence ATGTTAATTGTTCTGCAAACAGATTTCGGTTACAAAGACCCCTATGTCGGGGTGATGAAGGGGGTTATTAAAACCATCAACCCTGACGCCGAAATAATCGATTTAACTCACGGGGTGGCAAGGCACAGTATCCTTGAGGCCGCCTTCAACCTTCTCGTATCAGCTGAATACTTCCCCAGCGGCACGATTTTCGTGACCGTGGTCGATCCGGGAGTGGGGACGGGGAGAAGGGCCTTGTTGATCCAAACCAGGAATTACATCCTTATAGGGCCTGACAATGGGGTTTTATCACTACTCGCCTTTAAGGACGGGGTTTTAAAAGTATTCGATATATCGAACTCGCCTTACAGGCTTCCGAAAGTTTCCAGCACATTCCATGGAAGAGACGTCTTCGCCCCGGTTGCGGCATGGGTGAGCAAGGGTGTGCCTTTAGAGCGGGTTGGAACGCCGCTGCCAAGCGAAGCTATTGCTAAGCTCCAGATTGAGGAACCCTACGTAAACGTTGAAGGAGGTTGGTTTGAAGCCACTGTTTTAAGCGTGGACGTTTTCGGGAATATTTCGCTGAACGCTGGCGTAGAGGTAGTTGAATCCCTTGGGATACGTAGGAACGATAAGTTGGTTGTTGAAGGGTTGAACAATAAATTAGAGTGCACAATGGTTAACACCTTCGGCGACGTTGGCGTTGGGGAGGGAGCATGCTACATCAACTCATGGGGTTTCTTCGAGATCGCTTTAAACCAGGGTGATGCTTCGAGAATGCTTAATACGCGAACTCTTGAAAAGCTAAGGGTCATCAGGAAGCATGTTTAA
- a CDS encoding DUF2139 domain-containing protein, with translation MKYLFKPTYGPEWGSGGVFGLTYYRGVVYYTLAMEGEAHFHHEDSESIYRFELLGNGPASGGDTYNAVDYVDDKIYFGGWVHKPAIYKGRVNGGGEIDFRNKYSHIHEYDIAERRVRLVWSDSIHHEYEWVGEVSQIVYDPLSDSLLVARADGMRNLGVYKIDRNTGRAEQVSSVPALKGALYQEYACFDLQPDWKRGVDGVQCFDLVEKKLVKNYIEDWSKISIDGYPVERRGSGYATTGYTRYWHFFRGGLIVGNPAEPDIEELTFVRMFDFPGTPYAPHRSNALPIGGGILAVFNSYSHGYIHVAPEGRARARLFNTVVGPTTLVYITPPVARIVATLGARVTSMTKKGGSILIGVSNTPNLGGKDATPLENGWREIIEWREDALLNAPLPPVVFRVLGSAVLDQPFGGIPLTGYRVKTLRVFSSKSNALRIAEYDIGLPPARIEDDKVTLKEGWNRIDLSNYSNIVSFKLDTPDEKALIYINLE, from the coding sequence GTGAAATACTTGTTTAAACCCACATATGGGCCTGAATGGGGAAGTGGCGGGGTATTCGGGTTAACATACTATAGGGGAGTTGTTTATTATACCCTGGCAATGGAGGGTGAGGCACATTTCCATCACGAAGACTCGGAGAGTATCTACAGGTTTGAACTACTGGGAAACGGTCCTGCCTCGGGTGGTGATACTTACAACGCTGTGGACTACGTTGATGATAAAATATATTTCGGTGGGTGGGTTCACAAGCCAGCTATTTACAAGGGAAGGGTTAACGGTGGTGGTGAAATAGACTTCAGAAATAAATACTCCCACATCCACGAGTACGATATCGCTGAGCGGAGGGTTAGGCTTGTATGGAGTGATAGCATCCACCACGAGTACGAATGGGTTGGCGAGGTTTCTCAAATAGTTTACGATCCCCTGTCTGACTCATTGCTCGTGGCTAGGGCTGATGGGATGAGGAATCTCGGAGTATACAAGATTGATAGAAACACAGGCAGAGCTGAGCAGGTGAGTAGCGTGCCGGCGTTGAAAGGAGCCCTCTACCAGGAATATGCGTGCTTCGATCTCCAGCCTGATTGGAAGAGAGGTGTCGACGGCGTTCAGTGCTTCGACCTTGTTGAGAAGAAGCTGGTGAAGAATTACATCGAGGACTGGTCTAAAATAAGCATTGACGGCTATCCCGTGGAAAGAAGAGGTAGCGGATACGCCACAACCGGTTACACGAGATACTGGCACTTCTTCAGGGGCGGCTTAATAGTTGGCAATCCTGCGGAGCCGGATATAGAGGAGCTTACCTTCGTGAGAATGTTCGATTTCCCGGGCACACCGTATGCTCCCCACAGAAGCAATGCCCTACCCATAGGCGGCGGGATCCTGGCGGTTTTCAACTCCTACAGCCACGGATACATTCATGTGGCTCCTGAGGGACGAGCAAGGGCTAGGCTTTTCAACACGGTAGTAGGGCCTACAACCCTGGTTTACATAACCCCGCCTGTTGCGAGGATCGTGGCAACTTTAGGCGCCAGAGTAACGAGCATGACAAAGAAAGGTGGTTCAATCCTCATAGGTGTGAGCAACACTCCCAATCTCGGCGGGAAAGACGCGACCCCGTTGGAAAACGGCTGGAGGGAGATTATTGAGTGGAGAGAGGATGCGTTGCTTAATGCACCATTACCGCCGGTTGTATTCAGAGTGTTGGGTAGTGCTGTGCTTGATCAACCCTTCGGAGGCATTCCGTTAACCGGGTACAGGGTCAAGACTCTACGAGTATTTTCTTCTAAATCAAACGCTTTGAGAATAGCAGAGTATGATATTGGCCTCCCCCCAGCAAGGATTGAAGATGATAAGGTCACGTTGAAGGAGGGGTGGAACAGGATTGATTTATCCAACTACTCCAACATAGTCTCTTTCAAGCTGGACACCCCTGACGAGAAGGCTCTAATCTATATAAACCTAGAGTAA